In Candidatus Effluviviaceae Genus I sp., the genomic stretch GCTCGGTCAGACGCCGGGCGAGCTCGACGGCGTCCATGTCGAAGTCGACGTAGTCCCTGAGCCACGCGAGGCTCACCTTCATGGGCGCCCCTCAGACCCCCCGGAGGAACCGGAGGTCGTTCTCCAGAAAGAGCCGGATGTCGTCCGTGCCCGTCAGCATCATGCACACGCGGTCCACGCCCAGCCCGAACGCGTAGCCGCTCACGGCGTCCGGGTCGTACCCCACGGCCCGGAAGACGCGCGGGTCCACCATCCCCGCTCCGACAAGCTCCACCCAGCCCGTCCCCTTGCAGACGCTGCATCCCGAGCCGCCGCAGATGCTGCAGCGGACGTCCACCTCGATGGACGGCTCGGTGAACGGGAAGAAGCCGGGACGGAAGCGGATGCCCACGTCGTCCCCCAGAAGCTCCTTCAGGAATCGCGTGAGGACGCCCCTGAGCTCTGCCAGGCGGACGTCGCGGTCCACGTAGAGCCCCTCGAGCTGGTAGAACTCGGAGCCGTGCGAGGCGTCGGGGTTCTCGTTCCGGTACACCCGCCCCGGCGCGATGATACGCACGGGCGGCTTCGTGGACTGCATCACGCGGATCTGCACGGGCGACGTGTGCGTGCGGAGGAGGGACCCGCCGTCAACGTAGAAGGTGTCCCACATGTCCCGCGCGGGGTGGTCCGGCGGGATGTTCAGCGCCTCGAAGTTGTGGAACTCGTCCTCGACCTCGGGGCCGACGGCGACCTCGAAGCCGAGGCCGAGGAGGATCTCCTCGAGCCGGTCGAGCGTCCTTGTGATCGGGTGCTTCCGACCGACCCACGGCGCCCGCCCCGGGAGCGTGAGATCCGGCCCCACCGAGGCCGAGGCCGCGCCGGCAAGAACGCGCGTCCGCGCCTCGTCGAGCCGCGCCGTCACGGTCGCCTTGAACTCGTTCAGGGCCTTCCCGAGCGCCTTCCGCTCATCGTCCGAAAGCGCCCCGAGCCCCTTCGAGATCGTCGCGATCTCGCTCTTCCGCCCCAGGTACCGGACGCGCGCGTCCTCGACGTCCTTCTCGGTGCGCGCGGCGTCGAGGTCTCCGAGGGCGGCCGCCGCAAGTTCGGAGAGCCGCTCGATCAACGAGGTCCTCCCGCGTCAGGCGTCATGCCTGCCCAAGCTGCCCCTTCGCGATCGAGGCGAGCCTCGCGAACCCGTCCGCATCGTGCACCGCCATGTCGGCGAGGAGCTTGCGGTCCACCTCGACCTTCGCCTCCCTGAGCCCGTGCATGAACCGGCTGTAGGAGAGCCCGTGGAGCCGCGCCCCGGCGTTGATGCGCACGATCCAGAGGCGGCGCATGTCGCCCTTCCTGTCCTTCCGGGCGCCGTAGGCGAAGACGCCCGCGCGGTGGACGGTCTCCGTCGCGGTGCGGATGAGACGGCTCCTGCCGCCGTAGTACCCCCTCGCGGACTTCAGGATCTTCTTGCGCCTGCGCCTCGACGCCGGCGCCGAACGTGCCCGTGGCATGTCTTCCCCTTCCTCCCGGAGAGACTAGTCCCTGAGCAGCCGCTCGATGCGCGGCTGGTCGGCCTTGTGGACGTAGCCCTGCTTCCTCAGGTTCCTCTTCGCCCTCGCGCTCTTGCGGATGAAGAAGTGGCCCGTGTACGCCTTGGGCCGCTTGATCTTCCCCGCCCCCGTGCGCTTAAACCTCTTGGCCGCCCCTCGATGCGTCTTGACCTTCGGCATGCTCGCTGCTCCCGGTTCGCTCCCGCGCCTTCGTCCCCGGCCTCGGCGACAGCACCATCATCATGGCGCGTCCCTCGGACTGGATCGGCACCTCGACCGCCGCCGCCTCGGCGAGGTCCTGCGCCACCTTCTCCATCAGGCGAATGCCCATCTCCTTGTGCGCCATCTCGCGGCCACGGAACGTGACCGTGCACTTGACCTTGTCGCCGGCCTCGAGGAATTCCCGCGCATGGCGGAGCTTGAAGTCGTAGTCGTGCGGCTCGATCTTCGGACGCATCTTCACCTCTTTGACCTGCGTCACGTGCTGGCGCTTCTTCGCCTCCTTCGCCCGTTTGTTCAGCTGATACATGTACTTCCCGTAGTCCATGATCCTGCACACCGGCGGGCGGGCCTTCGGCGAGACCTCAACGAGGTCGAGTCCCTTCTGTTCAGCCATCGCCAACGCCTCGGACGTCGCGAGGACGCCCACCTGCGTGCCGTCCACGTCGATGAGCCGCACCTGGGAGATGCGGATCTTCCGGTTGACGCGTGGGGCCTGGATCGTCACCTGACCTCCTTCCGCTCGCGCCGCCGTTCACGGCGGCGATGGAAACGGCGGACGGGATGCATCCCCGTCGAGACGCATCCCGTCCTCGGACTCAAGGAGACCGGTCTCCTGAGCACGCCGACAGACCTCTTCGGGCCGTGAGCCCTCAAGGTGAGAAGCGAGATGCCTCTTCTTCCCTGTGATGTTCGAGTGGTGGGCGATACTGGACTCGAACCAGTGACCTCTTGCATGTCAAGCAAGCACTCTAACCAACTGAGCTAATCGCCCTCGCAGCCGGGCGCCCTCTCGGGCCGCTCGACGGCGCTCCAAGAAGATACGTGAGCGCGGGCCGGGTGTCAAGCGGCAAAAGCCCCTGCCCAAGGCCTCATCTCCGGAACGCCACGAGCCGGACCTCGGTCATCTCCTCGACGGCGAACCGGGGACCTTCCCGGCCAAGGCCGCTGTCCTTGACGCCGCCGTAGGGCATGTGGTCGGCGCGGTACGACGGAACGTCGTTGACCATGACGCCGCCGCATTCGATCTCGGTCGCCGCGCGCAGCGCCTCGCCGAGGTCGTCCGTGAAGATCCCGGCCTGAAGGCCGTAGCGCGACCTGTTCACGGACGCGATGGCCTCGTCGAGCGCCCGGTACGGCCGGACCACCATCACCGGCGCGAACGCCTCGTCCCTCCAAACAGCCGCCCGTTCGGGAACGCCCGTGAGCACGGCCGGCGTGACGAACGCGCCCGAGCGCTCGCCGCCGACCACGACGCTGCCGCCCATCGCGACCGCGTCCGCGATCCGCTCCGCGGCCCGCCGCGCCTGCGTTTCGTCGATCATCGGCCCGACGTCGGTGTCCTCGAGGAGCTGGTCGCCGACACGCAGTCGCGACGCGCCGGCCGCGGCGGCGTCAACGAAGCGCCCGATGACGGACTCGTGCGCCAGCACGCGCTGGACGGAGATGCAGACCTGACCGGCCACCGCGTACGCGCCTCGGACGCACCGCTCGGCCGCGTCCTCGACGTCGCAGCGCTCCGTCACGATGACGGCCGAGTTCGAGCCGAGCTCCATCGCGAGCCTCTTGAGGCCCGCGCGCGCCCCGATGGCCGCGCCCACCTCGGCGCTCCCGGTGAAGGTGATCATGCGGGGGGCCGCGTGCGCGACGAGCGCGTCACCGACCGCAGGGCCGGACCCGGTCAGCACGGAGAGCGCCTCGCCCGGGAGCCCGGCCTCGTAAAGGATCGAACCGAGCCGGAGGTCCGCAAGCGGCGTCGCCGTCGCTGGCTTGAGCACGACAGCGTTCCCGGCGGCGATGGCCGGCGCCACCTTGTGCGCCGCGAGATTGAGCGGGAAGTTGAACGGCGTGATGGCGGCGACGACGCCGATCGGCATCCGCATCCAGAAGCCGAGGCGATCGCGCCCGGCCGGAACGGCGTCGAACGGCACGACCTCGCCGGACAGACGCCGCGCTTCGGCCGCGGACAGCGCGAAGGTCGACGCCGCCCGCGCGACCTCGAGTCTGGCCTCGCGGATGGTCTTCCCGACCTCCGACGCCAGCAGGCCGGCCAGCTCCTCGGAGCGCTCCGCGATGGCGGCCGACGCCCGCTCCAGCACGAGGGCGCGGTCGTGGCGGGTCATCGCGGCCATCGCCCGGGCGCCGCGCGCGGCCGCCGCCAGCGCCTCTTCCAGCTCGGCCTGGGTCGCTTCGGGCACCGTGTCGATCACGGACCCGTCGCGCGGGTTCTGCACGCTGATCGCCCGGCCGACCCCTGCCTCGCGCCCGGCAATGAGCATCTTCATGCCGCCGGCCTTCCGCCTCGCTTCGCCCGCCGCCCGCCGGCGCCGCCCGGGCCGCCGGCGGCCACCTCGATGTCGCCCTCAACGACCCGCACGGTCACGTCCCGCACGGCGCCGTTCGACAACAGGAACCGCGCGAGGGGCTTGAGCACGAGGCCTTCCACGGTGCGGCCGAGGTTCCGAGCCCCGTACTCGCGACTCGCCCCTTTCTCCACAAGGAGCGAGACGGCTTCGTCGGTCACGTTCAGCGCGACGCCGCGCGCGGCAAGCCGCTCGCGCATGTCTCCGAGGTGCAGGTGCACGATCTCCCGGAGCGCGACGTCGGACAGGGGCGAGAACAGAAGGACCTCGTCCACGCCGTCCATGAACTCCGGCGGGAAGAACTCCTCGACGGCCCGGGTCACCTGAGCGATGCGCCGCTGCTCCGCGTCCGTCTCGCCCGTCCCGAACCCGACCGTGGGCTCGTCGGGGAGCCTGGGAGCGATGTTGTCCGAATTCGAGATCATCACGATGGTCGCGTTCGAGAAGGAGACCGTGTTGCCCTGCCCGTCGACGATCGAGCCCTCGCGGCAGATCTGCATGAGCATGAGCGCCACGTCGCGGTGCGAGCGTTCGATGGCGTCGAACACGATGACCGAGTGCGGGTGCGCCGCCGCCGCCGCCGTGAGGTCTCCGGACCGGTCCACGTCGCCGAAGCGGACGCCCGTCAACCGCGTGAGGCCGTCCTCCTCGGAGTATCGCGTCATGTTGTACGTGAGCAGCCGCGGCGGTCCGCCATAGAGCTCGTCGGCGAGCGCCCGCGCGAGCTCCGTCTTCCCCACGCCGGGCGGCCCGACGAAGAGGAACACACCGTCCGGGCGCCCCGGCTTCTCGTCGAGCCCGAGCTTCGCCACGCGGACGGTGTCGGCGAGCTTCCGGACGCAGTGATCCTGCCCCTTGATCCTCCTCATGAGGGCGCCTTCGAGGCCCAGGAGCTCGTGGTTCCCGCGCTCCGCGAGCTTCTCCGCGGGGATCCCCACCCAATCGGAGAGCGCCGCGGTCACCTCGGGCGTGCCGACGACGGGCGTCGTGCCCGGCGGCGCGGCGACCACCGCCTTCGCCGCCGCCTCATCGAGAAGATCGAGCGCCTTCCCCGGCAGGACGCGCTCCTGAACGTAGTGGCTCGAGAGGTCGACCGCGGCCTGGACCGCGTCCGGATCCACGGTGACGCCATGGTACTCGGACAACGACTTCACGGCCTGCCCGAGAAGCGCCACGGTCGCCTCGCGGGACGGTTCCTGCACGTCCACGCGCGCGAGGCGCTTCTCGCACCACGGGAAGACGCCCGCGGCCTCGCGGTGAAGCTCGGGCGTCGTCGCCCCGATGAGGTACAGACCGGGCTGGCGGCATGCCAGCTCGATGACGACCGCCGCGCCGGCGAAGTCCCTCCGCCCCCCGACAAGCCCCATGAAGCTCGTGATGTCGTTCATGAACAGCACGACGTCGTCGCGGAGCGCCGCCTCCCGGAGGGCGGCGAAGACGATGCGCTCGAAGTCGCCGGGGTTGCCGGCCGCGGCCGCGACCCTGTGGAACAGCAGCTCGACGACCCGTCGGCCGCGCAAGTGGGCCGCGATGCGCCCGTCCGCGATCTCGCGGGCGAGCGCCAGGACGAGCGCTCTCTTCCCGACGCCGTCCGGGCCCACGAGCAGCGCGCCGTGGCGCTCCCGCTTCCCGAGGACCTCCTTGAGCCTGTCGAGCTCGCGGCGCCAGAGGTCGCTGAGGAGCGGGTCGGGCGGCGGCGCCAGCGCGGTGAGGTCCACGCCCAGATGCTCCAGCACGGACGCGCAGGACTCCTTCGTCGGGGTCGCGTCGTCCCGGCGGGACATCATGGCTCGCCCTCCTCGCCTATGGATGGTGACCTCAGGCCGGCCGTGCGCCGGTCGGGCCGCGCCGGGCAGGCGGGCCGCCGAGCACGAGCGTCGACGTGCCTCGCCCGCGCTGGCGGTTCCACTCGCGGCGGAGCTCCTCCCGGGCCTCCTCGATCCTCGACTGCGCCGCGCCCGGGAACACCGACACGACGGCGTCGGTCACGGCGAGGACCTTCGGGGCGAGAACGGAGTCCGCCAGGAACCGCTCGCCGTGAACGCCCCCCATCACCGCCAGGATCAGCAGCATGCCCGACAGGAGCGAGGCCGTCAGCAGACCGAGGAAGGCCCCCGCGAGCCTGTCGGCCCAGCCCATCTCGGCCAGGCGGACGGCCTTGGAGAGCAGCTTGCCCAGAATGGAGAAGAGCACGAGCACGACGATGAGGACGGCCATGAAGGCGACGATCGCGCGGAGACGCTCGTCGGAGACGAATCCGAACACCCGTCGGCTCACGAACCCGTAGTTCCCGGCGGCGATCATGACGCCGAGCACGAGCCCCGCGAGACCGAAGAGCCCCCTCACGAACCCCCGCGCGACGCCGGAGATGAGCCCCGCGATGAGGATGACCCCGATGATGATGTCGGTGGCATTCATGGTGCCTCCCGGCCGGGATGCCAGCCTACGCCGCGTGACGCTAGCACCGGACCGGGGGGCTGTCAAGGCGGCTTGCCGCTCGGGCCGGCGCGGCCCGCCGCGGCTCGGCGCAGAGCGTGGCCGGGGCGACCTACGGGGCTAGCGGATCACGAGGAGCTTCGCCGTGTCCGTGCGGCCCTCGGCCGTCAGCGCGCAGAAGTAGCAGCCGGACGCGACGGGGTTCCCGGCCTCGTCGTCGGCCGCCCAGCGGGCTTCGTGGAGGCCGGAAGGCAGCGGGCCGTCGGCCAGCCGCTTCACGACCCTCCCGGCGGCGTCGTGGATCGTGAGCGAGGCGCGCGCCACGTCTCCGCGACCGACGACGCCGCCGATCGAGAACCGGATCAGCGTCTCCCCCGCAGCGGGGTTCGGGGAGCAGCTCAGAAGCGCGGTGCCCGCGGAGTCGACCGGAACGCGCGAGCGAGCGAGCGCGAGCACCCGCTCGGCGCCGCCGTCGATCTCCACGAGCTCGTACTCGTAGGCCTCGCCGGGCACGGCCGACTCGTCGACCAGCCTCCCGGGGCCGTCCTGCGGGCCATCGCCGACCGCCGCGCGCTCTCCGCGCGCTCCAGTCCGCATGATCGCAACGCGCGTGTTCTCAGAAACGGTCCACGCGAGGGTCAGCCGCCCGTCCAGTATGTCGACCGTGAAGTGAACGTGCAGGTCGCTCCCCGGCTCGGTCGACACCTCGACCGGACGGGACAGCTGCCCTTCGCAACCGCTGGAGTCGATTCCCGCAACGGCATACCGGTACGCCATGCCCTGCGCGGCGGAGTCGTCAACGAAGGTCGGCGTGTCCACCACGCCCACGAGAACGGGCTCGCCCGGCACGGAACCGTCGAGCCGGCTTCGGTACACGCTGTAGCGCTCCGCGCCGGGGAGGGCGTCCCATGACACCTCGGGACTGCCGCCCACCCCCCGCCCGACGACCTCAAGCACGATTGAGCTGGCAAGCATGTGCCCCCGCCCGACGACGATGGCGCCGGAGCGCGCATGGACGAGCACCTCGTGCACCGCGCCCGACCTCTCGAAGAATTGCCCGTTCCACGACTCGCCCATGTAGTACATCCCGCCCAGGTCGGCAGCCTGGAGCGCGCCGGTCGGGTTCACGATGACGATGCCTTTGGTGAACCTGCGAAGACGCAGATACTCGCCGTTGACCATCCCCGGCAGTGCACCGGGGCATGCCGTGACGCGTTCGACGCGTCCGACGGGCTGCCCGAGGTCCACGTCGTACAGAGGATGCCACCACATGTGGCTGTGCGCGTCCTCTCCGTCCAGCCCGTCGAACGAGAAGTACCCGTCTCCGTACACCAGGGTCGTCGCAAGACCGAACCTGAGCTGCCGCTCGTAGTTCAGATTGCCCTGGGGGCCGTTGGGTCCGGCCTCGCCGGCCCAGATCGAGTTCACGATGTTGACGGCCGGCTGGCGGTAGTTCGCGTTGTTCGACGCGTACCCGTACGTCGGGTGCATGACGTTCTCGTACCAGCCGCCGTGCATGAACGGGAAGTTCTCCCGCGTGGAGCCGTCGCACACGTCGTACAGCGTGTTGTTGCCGTTGGTGATCAGGGTGTAGTCGTCGCCGACGAGCTCGCGAAGACGGTCGGCCATCCGTCGCATCCCACTCTTCCACCAGGCGTCCAGCTCGGCCCGCGTGTCGGCAATGCCGTCGCCGTTCGCGTCGATCGGATTGGGGATGTACCCGCTCACCCAGGAGATGTCGTCCATGCAGAAGTCGAGGAAGATCCCGTCCCACGTTCCACCCGGCCCGAGGTGCGACGCGATGTGCTCCGGCAGCCAGTCGCACAGCCTCTGCCCCTGCCCGTCGGGGGCGCACGAGGTGGTCATGTTCATGATGCCGAACCCGAACGGCGGCGTGACGATCTCTCCGGCGGTGTCCATCAGCCACCACCCGTTCGCGTCCAGCGCGTCCCTGAGGCCGCCGAGGGCGCTCGGACATGTCCAGCCCCCGTGGTACCCGACCGGCATGTGCACGATGAGCTTGATGTCCGGGTTCAGCTGACGAAGCGTCTCGAGCTCGTCCCCGCACGACTCCCCCGTGTACGTCGTGAGGACGACGAGATCCCACCGCGCGAGCTTCTCAAGGTCGGCGCCGGCCAGTGTCGGGAAGTAGATGTTCGCCAGCCGCGGGTAGGAGACCTCGGCGCGACCGGGGCAGGCAAGGAGAACGAGCACGGCAAGAAGGAGTCCGGTCGCCCAACCCAGGCGCCTCGCCCGCCGCCTCTCCGCATCGTCCCACTCGACGAACGCCGCGCCGGCTCTTGCCATGGCTGTTCGGGCCTCCATGCAACAAAGCGCTCCACGGCACATTACTTCATGCCGAGATGCATACCTTGTGCCATAGGAGGCGCAAATGCCATCGGGGAACGGGGACGGAACCGGAGCGTCGCGCTGCGGCGGTGGTGCCGGGGGCCGGAATCGAACCGGCACGGGGCCTCAAGGCCCCGACGGGTTTTAAGTCCGTCGCGTCTTCCAGCTCCGCCACCCCGGCGGGCCGTGGGAACAGCAGACCCGACCGGGCCGACGTGCGGCTGCGGACGGGTCCTGGATCGGGAGACTGGAGGCGGCGACCGGATTCGAACCGGTGGTGAAGGATTTGCAGTCCTCTGCCTTACCGCTTGGCTACGCCGCCCTGAGGCACGGACAGGGGCAGTCGCTTCCGATCGCCCCTGCCCCGAAGTCTGGAGCGGGAAACGGGGGTCGAACCCGCGACATCCACCTTGGCAAGGTGGCGCTCTACCACTGAGCTATTCCCGCGCTGTCTTTCGAGCCCCGAGTATAGGGGCCTCTCGCGCCTCTGTCAAGCGCGAAGCTCCCCAGCCTCGGCCTTCCGCCGCGCCGCCGCGGCGTCCTCGTAGAGCCGTGCGTACCTGAGCGCCGACGCGGCCCAGCTCAGATCGAGCTGCATCCCGCGGCGCACGATGCCGGCCCACCGATCGGGCTCGCGGAACGTCCCGACCGCCCGTCGCAGCGCGGAGAGCAGCGCGTCGGCGCGATACTCCCTGAACGAGAAGCCCGTGCCCGTGTTCTTGGACGCGTCGTAGTCCGTCACGGTGTCGGCCAGCCCGCCGGTCTCCCTCACGACCGGCACCGTGCCGTACCTCAGGCTGTACATCTGGTTGAGGCCGCACGGCTCGTACCGCGAGGGCATAAGGAACATGTCCGAGCCGGCCTCGATCCAGTGCGCGAGCTCATCGTCGAAGCGCAGGTCGACCGACACCCGGCCCCGGTATTTCGCCGCCAGTCCCGTGAGGAACTCGTGGTAGGCGCGGTCGCCCGTCCCGAGCACGGCAAGCGCGAGGTCGAGCCCGATCATCTCGTCCGCGATCTCCCTGATGAGATCGAGTCCCTTCTGGTCCGCGAGCCTGGAGACGATCCCGACGACCGGGGCGCGCGAGGACACCGAAAGCCCGCAGCGCTTGGTCAGCGCCTCGCGGCAGGCCGTCTTCCCTCTCATGTCGGACACCGAGTAGTGGGCCGGGATCAGCGGGTCCGTCGCGGGGTCCCACACCGCCGTGTCCACGCCGTTCAGGATCCCGATCAGGCGCCCGCGGCTCGCCTTGTCGGCGAGAACGCCCTCGAGACCGAGGCCGAACTCGGCGGTCGTGGAGATCTCGATCGCGTACCGTTCGCTCACCGTGTTCACGAAGTCCGCGAACTCGATGCCGAGCTTGAGGGCATTGACGCGTCCGCTGAACTCGAAGGGGCTGCCTGGCGAGCAGAGCTCGGAGCTGAACCCGAGCCGCGGAAGGAGATCCCGGTCGAACCACCCCTGGTACCCCAGGTTGTGAATGCTGAACACGACACCCGCGCGCGACAGCGCTCCCGCGTGCGGGTTCGGCCCCCTGAGGTATGCCGCGGCCAGCGCGGTGTGATGGTCGTTGAGGTGCACGACGTCGGGGGCAAGCCCCATCGCCTCGGCGAACACGAGGAGCGCGCGGCAGAAGAACGCGTACCGCTCGACCTCGTCCGGGTAGCCGTGCCCCGTCGCCGGGTCCGTGTAGATGCCGGGGCGCCCGAAGTACCCCTCGTGGCCGACGAAGAACACGCTGACCCGCGGCTCCCCGGGCATCGGCGCGCGGAAGAGCGACGCCCGCTCCTCGCGGTCGCCCATCGGCACGCCGACCGGCCCCAGTCCCGCCACCGGCTGAAGCCCGAAGGCGGTCCCGTCGATGCTCGCGTACCGCGGCAGGAACACCGACACGTCGTGGCCGGCGCGCGCGATCTCCTTCGCCAGAGCGCCCGCGACGTCCGACAGCCCGCCCACGCGCGCGAACGGAGCGACCTCGGCGGCCGCGATCAGGATCCTCATGGAGCGCTCCGCTGTGA encodes the following:
- the rpmI gene encoding 50S ribosomal protein L35 — protein: MPKVKTHRGAAKRFKRTGAGKIKRPKAYTGHFFIRKSARAKRNLRKQGYVHKADQPRIERLLRD
- a CDS encoding ATP-dependent Clp protease ATP-binding subunit; the encoded protein is MMSRRDDATPTKESCASVLEHLGVDLTALAPPPDPLLSDLWRRELDRLKEVLGKRERHGALLVGPDGVGKRALVLALAREIADGRIAAHLRGRRVVELLFHRVAAAAGNPGDFERIVFAALREAALRDDVVLFMNDITSFMGLVGGRRDFAGAAVVIELACRQPGLYLIGATTPELHREAAGVFPWCEKRLARVDVQEPSREATVALLGQAVKSLSEYHGVTVDPDAVQAAVDLSSHYVQERVLPGKALDLLDEAAAKAVVAAPPGTTPVVGTPEVTAALSDWVGIPAEKLAERGNHELLGLEGALMRRIKGQDHCVRKLADTVRVAKLGLDEKPGRPDGVFLFVGPPGVGKTELARALADELYGGPPRLLTYNMTRYSEEDGLTRLTGVRFGDVDRSGDLTAAAAAHPHSVIVFDAIERSHRDVALMLMQICREGSIVDGQGNTVSFSNATIVMISNSDNIAPRLPDEPTVGFGTGETDAEQRRIAQVTRAVEEFFPPEFMDGVDEVLLFSPLSDVALREIVHLHLGDMRERLAARGVALNVTDEAVSLLVEKGASREYGARNLGRTVEGLVLKPLARFLLSNGAVRDVTVRVVEGDIEVAAGGPGGAGGRRAKRGGRPAA
- the pheS gene encoding phenylalanine--tRNA ligase subunit alpha codes for the protein MIERLSELAAAALGDLDAARTEKDVEDARVRYLGRKSEIATISKGLGALSDDERKALGKALNEFKATVTARLDEARTRVLAGAASASVGPDLTLPGRAPWVGRKHPITRTLDRLEEILLGLGFEVAVGPEVEDEFHNFEALNIPPDHPARDMWDTFYVDGGSLLRTHTSPVQIRVMQSTKPPVRIIAPGRVYRNENPDASHGSEFYQLEGLYVDRDVRLAELRGVLTRFLKELLGDDVGIRFRPGFFPFTEPSIEVDVRCSICGGSGCSVCKGTGWVELVGAGMVDPRVFRAVGYDPDAVSGYAFGLGVDRVCMMLTGTDDIRLFLENDLRFLRGV
- a CDS encoding CvpA family protein, which encodes MNATDIIIGVILIAGLISGVARGFVRGLFGLAGLVLGVMIAAGNYGFVSRRVFGFVSDERLRAIVAFMAVLIVVLVLFSILGKLLSKAVRLAEMGWADRLAGAFLGLLTASLLSGMLLILAVMGGVHGERFLADSVLAPKVLAVTDAVVSVFPGAAQSRIEEAREELRREWNRQRGRGTSTLVLGGPPARRGPTGARPA
- a CDS encoding aldehyde dehydrogenase family protein, with amino-acid sequence MKMLIAGREAGVGRAISVQNPRDGSVIDTVPEATQAELEEALAAAARGARAMAAMTRHDRALVLERASAAIAERSEELAGLLASEVGKTIREARLEVARAASTFALSAAEARRLSGEVVPFDAVPAGRDRLGFWMRMPIGVVAAITPFNFPLNLAAHKVAPAIAAGNAVVLKPATATPLADLRLGSILYEAGLPGEALSVLTGSGPAVGDALVAHAAPRMITFTGSAEVGAAIGARAGLKRLAMELGSNSAVIVTERCDVEDAAERCVRGAYAVAGQVCISVQRVLAHESVIGRFVDAAAAGASRLRVGDQLLEDTDVGPMIDETQARRAAERIADAVAMGGSVVVGGERSGAFVTPAVLTGVPERAAVWRDEAFAPVMVVRPYRALDEAIASVNRSRYGLQAGIFTDDLGEALRAATEIECGGVMVNDVPSYRADHMPYGGVKDSGLGREGPRFAVEEMTEVRLVAFRR
- a CDS encoding glycogen synthase encodes the protein MRILIAAAEVAPFARVGGLSDVAGALAKEIARAGHDVSVFLPRYASIDGTAFGLQPVAGLGPVGVPMGDREERASLFRAPMPGEPRVSVFFVGHEGYFGRPGIYTDPATGHGYPDEVERYAFFCRALLVFAEAMGLAPDVVHLNDHHTALAAAYLRGPNPHAGALSRAGVVFSIHNLGYQGWFDRDLLPRLGFSSELCSPGSPFEFSGRVNALKLGIEFADFVNTVSERYAIEISTTAEFGLGLEGVLADKASRGRLIGILNGVDTAVWDPATDPLIPAHYSVSDMRGKTACREALTKRCGLSVSSRAPVVGIVSRLADQKGLDLIREIADEMIGLDLALAVLGTGDRAYHEFLTGLAAKYRGRVSVDLRFDDELAHWIEAGSDMFLMPSRYEPCGLNQMYSLRYGTVPVVRETGGLADTVTDYDASKNTGTGFSFREYRADALLSALRRAVGTFREPDRWAGIVRRGMQLDLSWAASALRYARLYEDAAAARRKAEAGELRA
- a CDS encoding translation initiation factor IF-3; translation: MTIQAPRVNRKIRISQVRLIDVDGTQVGVLATSEALAMAEQKGLDLVEVSPKARPPVCRIMDYGKYMYQLNKRAKEAKKRQHVTQVKEVKMRPKIEPHDYDFKLRHAREFLEAGDKVKCTVTFRGREMAHKEMGIRLMEKVAQDLAEAAAVEVPIQSEGRAMMMVLSPRPGTKARERTGSSEHAEGQDASRGGQEV
- the rplT gene encoding 50S ribosomal protein L20; the protein is MPRARSAPASRRRRKKILKSARGYYGGRSRLIRTATETVHRAGVFAYGARKDRKGDMRRLWIVRINAGARLHGLSYSRFMHGLREAKVEVDRKLLADMAVHDADGFARLASIAKGQLGQA